From Mycobacteriales bacterium, a single genomic window includes:
- a CDS encoding metalloregulator ArsR/SmtB family transcription factor, with protein sequence MGDRASKDALFDGFALVGKALGNGRRAELVDVLAQGERSVEELAGEIGQSVANTSQHLQQLLRAGLVTTRREGTRVYYALSSAQVRDLWQGLREVAAAHVAELDRLAEAYLGDRAGLESIGQSELRSRLRAGDVVVLDVRPTPEYAAGHIAGARSLPLADLARRLKDLPKDTEVVAYCRGPYCVYADDAVRLLCRRGYRASRLVDGFPEWERAGLPTASDAL encoded by the coding sequence ATGGGTGACCGAGCGTCCAAGGACGCCTTGTTCGATGGCTTCGCGCTGGTCGGCAAGGCGCTGGGCAACGGACGGCGCGCCGAGCTCGTCGACGTGCTGGCGCAGGGTGAGCGTTCCGTCGAGGAGCTGGCCGGCGAGATCGGGCAGAGCGTCGCGAACACCTCGCAGCACTTGCAGCAGCTCCTGCGCGCCGGTCTGGTCACGACCCGCAGGGAAGGCACCCGGGTCTACTACGCACTTTCCAGCGCGCAGGTGCGGGACCTGTGGCAGGGGCTGCGTGAGGTGGCTGCCGCGCACGTCGCCGAGCTGGACCGGCTCGCCGAGGCCTACCTGGGCGATCGTGCCGGACTGGAGTCGATCGGCCAGTCCGAGCTGCGCAGCAGGCTCCGAGCCGGTGACGTGGTCGTGCTGGACGTCCGGCCGACACCGGAGTACGCGGCGGGGCACATCGCCGGCGCGCGTTCCCTTCCGCTGGCCGACCTGGCCCGACGACTGAAGGACCTCCCCAAGGACACCGAGGTCGTCGCGTACTGCCGCGGTCCCTACTGCGTCTACGCCGACGACGCGGTGCGGCTCCTGTGCCGTCGGGGCTACCGGGCCAGCCGGCTCGTGGACGGGTTTCCGGAGTGGGAACGTGCGGGGCTCCCCACAGCCTCGGATGCGCTGTGA